A genomic region of Paludisphaera rhizosphaerae contains the following coding sequences:
- a CDS encoding ROK family protein, which yields MNASDPRPPFYLGIDLGGTNIKSGVVDDTGRPLSSVSIETLADRGPEVGVENLAKAGRLAVEASGLRWEQIKGVGLGSPGTMDLSRGMLLQPPNLPGWNNLPIRDLLAAKLDKPTVLQNDANAAAYGEYWAGAGRNTRSLVLFTLGTGVGCGIITEGKIIEGRHSHGGECGHIIIQMQNGRRCGCGAYGHLEAYASATALVKRAQELLEEESIESSLRKLPPDEITSRAISEAADAGDEAARRLMKETAYYLAVGAVSLLHTIDPDIVLFGGGMIAAGQGFLDDIRQHVQSMAFPAVAKGTRIEYAELGGDAGFIGAAGWAREIFGR from the coding sequence ATGAACGCGTCCGATCCCCGCCCGCCGTTCTACCTGGGCATCGACCTCGGGGGGACGAACATCAAGAGCGGGGTGGTCGATGACACGGGTCGTCCTCTGTCGTCTGTGAGCATCGAGACCCTGGCCGACCGCGGGCCCGAAGTCGGCGTTGAAAACCTGGCGAAAGCGGGACGGCTCGCCGTGGAAGCCAGCGGCCTGCGGTGGGAGCAGATCAAGGGCGTCGGTCTGGGATCGCCGGGGACGATGGACCTTTCTCGAGGGATGCTGCTTCAGCCCCCGAACCTCCCCGGCTGGAACAACCTTCCGATCCGCGACCTGCTGGCGGCGAAGCTCGACAAGCCGACGGTCCTTCAGAACGACGCCAACGCCGCCGCCTACGGCGAGTACTGGGCCGGCGCGGGGCGAAACACCCGGAGCCTGGTCCTGTTCACGCTCGGGACGGGCGTCGGCTGCGGGATCATCACCGAAGGGAAGATCATCGAGGGCCGACACAGCCACGGCGGCGAGTGCGGCCACATCATCATTCAGATGCAGAACGGCCGGCGCTGCGGCTGCGGCGCCTACGGCCACCTTGAGGCCTACGCATCGGCGACCGCCCTGGTGAAGCGGGCTCAGGAACTCCTCGAGGAGGAGTCGATCGAGAGCTCGCTCCGGAAACTCCCGCCCGACGAGATCACGAGCCGCGCGATCAGCGAGGCCGCCGACGCCGGCGACGAGGCGGCTCGCCGCCTGATGAAGGAAACCGCCTATTACCTGGCCGTGGGCGCGGTGAGCCTCTTGCACACCATTGACCCGGACATCGTCCTTTTCGGGGGCGGCATGATCGCCGCCGGCCAGGGATTCCTGGACGACATCCGCCAGCACGTCCAGTCGATGGCCTTCCCGGCCGTGGCCAAGGGGACGCGGATCGAGTACGCCGAGCTCGGCGGGGACGCCGGCTTCATCGGCGCCGCGGGATGGGCCCGCGAGATCTTCGGCCGTTGA
- a CDS encoding class I SAM-dependent methyltransferase, producing the protein MLRAYTENLTAAKRTRLWIKYLMFPGTNWVSRDKSKVCRMFLTGTPEAPARTLDCGCGNAYFSHQAILRGAKCLGITIHDWEKHHCEEMRSFLGLTEDELAIRRASLETLTEDPAEHGRFDQVLLLDVIEHILDAPKALRQIHDLLDEDGLVYITTPDRDWQGNADRIRVTRYEDGWHVRNGFTMEQLERVLEENGFEPVDRMRYGTLGSTVVTWIQHHVFRSLIDPLTVATFPLLKLIALALSPIRDPHTIFVLARKKRPS; encoded by the coding sequence GTGCTCCGGGCCTACACCGAGAATCTGACCGCGGCGAAGCGCACCCGCCTCTGGATCAAGTACCTGATGTTCCCGGGGACCAACTGGGTCAGCCGGGACAAATCCAAGGTCTGCCGGATGTTCCTGACCGGCACGCCCGAAGCGCCGGCCAGGACCCTCGACTGCGGCTGCGGCAACGCGTATTTCTCCCATCAGGCGATCCTCCGCGGGGCCAAGTGCCTGGGGATCACCATCCACGACTGGGAGAAGCACCACTGCGAGGAGATGCGCAGCTTCCTCGGTCTGACCGAGGACGAGCTGGCCATCCGTCGCGCCAGCCTGGAAACCCTCACCGAAGACCCCGCCGAACACGGCCGGTTCGATCAGGTGCTCCTGCTGGACGTGATCGAGCACATCCTCGACGCCCCCAAGGCCCTGCGCCAGATCCACGACCTCCTCGACGAGGACGGCCTGGTCTACATCACGACCCCCGACCGCGACTGGCAGGGGAACGCCGACCGGATCCGCGTCACCCGCTACGAGGACGGCTGGCACGTCCGCAACGGGTTCACCATGGAGCAACTGGAACGGGTCCTGGAGGAGAACGGCTTCGAGCCCGTGGATCGGATGCGGTACGGCACGCTCGGCTCGACGGTCGTGACCTGGATCCAGCACCACGTCTTCCGCTCGCTGATCGACCCGCTGACCGTCGCGACTTTCCCGCTGCTGAAGCTGATCGCCCTGGCTCTCTCGCCGATCCGAGACCCGCACACGATCTTCGTTCTGGCCCGTAAGAAACGGCCTTCCTGA
- a CDS encoding SDR family oxidoreductase — translation MGGERELEGLRALVTGGTKGIGEAVASRLLEEGATVLIAARKRPKELGEACHFVEADLSTAEGCSAVADAVNNRLGGVDIVAHVAGGSSAPAGGFAALDDREWQRAFDLNLFSAVRLDRALLPAMLARGSGVILHVTSIQRQMPLPEATIAYAAAKAALSNYSKALSKEVSPKGVRVVRVSPGWVETTAAVGLVKELAENLGTDYDGARQALMNSLGGIPIGRPAQPREVADLVAFLVSPRAASITGAEYVIDGGTVPTA, via the coding sequence ATGGGAGGCGAACGCGAACTCGAAGGGCTGCGGGCCCTCGTGACGGGCGGGACGAAGGGGATCGGCGAAGCTGTGGCCTCTCGGCTGCTCGAGGAAGGTGCGACTGTTCTGATCGCGGCCCGGAAGCGGCCGAAAGAGCTCGGCGAGGCCTGTCATTTCGTCGAGGCGGATCTCTCGACTGCCGAGGGTTGCTCCGCGGTGGCCGACGCGGTGAATAACCGCCTCGGCGGCGTCGATATCGTCGCCCATGTGGCCGGGGGTTCGTCGGCGCCTGCGGGCGGTTTCGCTGCGCTTGACGATCGCGAATGGCAGCGTGCCTTCGACCTGAACCTGTTCTCCGCCGTCCGCCTTGATCGGGCACTCCTGCCGGCGATGCTGGCCCGGGGCTCGGGCGTGATCCTCCATGTCACCTCGATCCAGCGACAAATGCCTCTGCCCGAGGCCACAATCGCCTACGCAGCGGCGAAGGCGGCGCTCTCGAACTACAGCAAGGCTCTATCCAAGGAAGTAAGCCCAAAGGGCGTTCGCGTCGTCCGGGTCTCACCGGGTTGGGTCGAGACGACCGCCGCCGTCGGTCTGGTCAAGGAGTTGGCGGAGAATCTGGGGACGGACTATGACGGCGCGCGGCAGGCGTTGATGAATTCGTTGGGCGGCATCCCTATCGGCCGGCCGGCGCAGCCACGGGAAGTGGCGGACCTCGTCGCTTTCCTCGTCTCGCCGCGAGCGGCTTCGATCACGGGCGCGGAGTACGTCATCGACGGCGGGACGGTGCCGACCGCGTGA
- a CDS encoding winged helix-turn-helix transcriptional regulator: MGRTDKKVGYSPTGKVEDVTPQMAASGVESAFRMLEGRWKMVIIFQLFARGILRFSELEKSIPGVSQKMLIQQLRELERDGIVSRTVYPQVPPKVEYGLTEWGKAMCPALDELLEWAAQRPRDVRDETPRG, encoded by the coding sequence ATGGGAAGAACGGACAAAAAAGTGGGGTACTCACCCACAGGTAAGGTTGAGGACGTCACGCCGCAGATGGCGGCGAGTGGCGTGGAAAGCGCGTTCCGGATGTTGGAGGGCCGCTGGAAGATGGTGATCATCTTCCAGCTCTTCGCACGCGGGATCCTCCGCTTCTCGGAGCTGGAGAAGTCGATCCCGGGCGTCTCGCAGAAAATGCTTATCCAGCAGTTGCGCGAGCTCGAACGCGACGGCATCGTAAGCCGCACCGTCTACCCCCAGGTACCTCCTAAGGTCGAATATGGTCTGACCGAGTGGGGCAAGGCGATGTGTCCGGCCCTGGACGAGCTGCTGGAATGGGCCGCACAGCGTCCAAGGGATGTGAGAGATGAAACGCCCCGCGGCTGA
- a CDS encoding sigma-70 family RNA polymerase sigma factor encodes MNAAIDERTTDEELWRRVCAGDRNAFERVVLRHQGIVAGVAYNACGDLAASEDLAQETFWAAWRSRESLEDPSRLRPWLCGIARNLAANAARRSNLGKNAATIEGDDLEGHDPNPADAALQREESAVIWGSLRDLPDLYREPLILYYRQDQSVADVAEALDLSEDAVKQRLARGRAMLRDRLADLVEDGLRRSKPGKTFTTGVMAGLGLTMGTKTATAATGAIVPAMATPGLIGGLAGGFLGMAGGWLGTWLPAQAAQSIAEREILLGFGRRLIVASLLFMAAIVGSVWLLAGGRYYLPTWLTLMVAFQAYIFWECWRMARRLREARASAVLPRDANRTAVRRGLGGLSRKFEGRVYRSSFTLLGLPLIDVQVGDPPVLDSDGIEIVPTTAPRRAMGWIAVGDEAVGVLLAVGGKALGGIAVGGLAVGIVSLGGVAVGVVGLGGLAVGLLAIGGAAIGGIAVGGVAIGWFAAGGAAIAWQFAFGGFAMAWELAVGGGVIAPRTIPHAEFPRWLAGQTGISGVIVRGLAQAVEHVGKSGPIAALIAVGLSALQTAVMYRRRSTAKGAMGFLVMAALTSSLAGCSSPVQATEPSRFQLGNGLRVMIRPVAGTSTVAVVTLFDVGGDHDPAGRSGLAHLVEHLYVTAKAGDIAARTADAFFRRYPAGCNAQTGDRYTAIASVVPAGELDAELREAAARMGSLEITDADLDRERPRLLDEVGAMFERVPTLAAMNNAREIVRPTPRGGRRGGLPAHVERLTAEDVREHWRRYYKPRNAILCLAGAVDPETARPAIERSFGAITAGEAPPPPGDPVQSPEVREKAVESITPAPVVTEAAAAPQPRDASYPAYLVLGVRLTKAGMDRSSGAQVYMPLLDDPAVLAVTTTARAGESPEEVRRRLDAWLSRTVETEPTADEIAGIAPFFGFFLETSELPDQALGGNLYGTAFAMGRREQLGVDPARMRKAVEAVSVDDVRRAAVAIFGPPRRGVALLSSRK; translated from the coding sequence ATGAACGCGGCGATCGATGAACGGACCACCGACGAGGAACTCTGGCGACGCGTCTGCGCGGGAGACCGAAACGCCTTCGAGCGGGTCGTCCTCCGTCATCAGGGGATCGTCGCCGGCGTGGCCTACAACGCCTGCGGCGACCTCGCGGCGAGCGAGGACCTGGCCCAGGAAACGTTCTGGGCCGCCTGGCGGAGCCGCGAGTCGCTCGAAGATCCGTCCCGCCTGCGGCCCTGGCTCTGCGGCATCGCCCGCAACCTGGCCGCGAACGCCGCCCGGCGGTCGAACCTCGGCAAGAACGCCGCGACGATCGAAGGGGACGACCTGGAAGGCCACGACCCGAACCCCGCCGACGCGGCCCTTCAGCGCGAGGAGTCGGCCGTGATCTGGGGATCGCTGCGCGACCTGCCCGACCTCTACCGCGAGCCCCTCATCCTCTACTACCGCCAGGACCAATCGGTGGCGGACGTCGCCGAGGCGCTCGACCTCTCGGAGGACGCCGTCAAGCAACGCCTGGCGCGCGGGCGGGCGATGCTCCGCGATCGGCTGGCGGATCTGGTCGAGGACGGCCTGCGACGGTCCAAGCCCGGCAAGACCTTCACCACGGGCGTGATGGCGGGGCTCGGCCTGACGATGGGGACGAAGACGGCGACAGCCGCGACGGGAGCCATCGTCCCTGCCATGGCGACGCCGGGCCTGATTGGCGGGCTTGCGGGAGGATTCCTCGGGATGGCCGGCGGCTGGCTGGGGACGTGGCTCCCAGCCCAGGCGGCGCAGAGCATCGCCGAAAGGGAGATCCTGCTCGGATTCGGCCGCCGCCTGATCGTGGCTTCGCTCCTGTTCATGGCGGCGATTGTCGGGAGCGTCTGGCTTCTTGCGGGGGGCCGCTACTACCTGCCGACCTGGCTGACGCTCATGGTCGCCTTCCAGGCTTATATCTTCTGGGAGTGCTGGCGGATGGCCCGCAGGCTGCGCGAGGCCCGCGCGTCGGCCGTGCTGCCGAGAGACGCCAACCGCACGGCCGTCCGTCGCGGGCTGGGCGGCCTCTCGCGAAAGTTCGAGGGGCGTGTCTACCGGAGTTCGTTCACGCTGCTGGGTCTCCCGCTGATCGACGTCCAGGTGGGCGACCCGCCGGTCCTGGACTCCGACGGAATCGAGATCGTGCCGACGACGGCCCCCCGGCGCGCCATGGGCTGGATCGCCGTGGGCGATGAAGCGGTCGGCGTCCTGCTGGCGGTGGGAGGGAAGGCCCTGGGAGGCATCGCGGTCGGCGGACTGGCGGTGGGGATCGTCAGCCTGGGGGGTGTCGCGGTCGGGGTGGTTGGTCTGGGCGGGCTCGCGGTCGGCCTGCTGGCGATAGGCGGCGCGGCGATCGGGGGGATCGCGGTCGGTGGAGTGGCCATCGGATGGTTCGCGGCCGGCGGCGCGGCGATCGCCTGGCAATTCGCCTTCGGCGGATTCGCCATGGCCTGGGAACTGGCTGTCGGCGGCGGCGTGATCGCACCTCGGACGATTCCGCACGCTGAGTTCCCCAGGTGGCTCGCGGGCCAGACCGGGATCTCGGGAGTGATTGTCCGAGGCCTCGCCCAGGCGGTGGAGCACGTCGGGAAGAGCGGCCCGATCGCCGCACTGATCGCCGTCGGCCTGTCGGCCCTTCAAACGGCCGTGATGTATCGCCGTCGATCCACGGCGAAAGGAGCGATGGGATTCCTCGTCATGGCGGCGCTGACGTCGTCCCTGGCCGGCTGCTCCAGTCCTGTCCAGGCGACCGAGCCGAGCCGGTTCCAACTCGGCAACGGGTTGAGGGTGATGATCCGACCGGTGGCCGGAACCTCGACGGTGGCCGTCGTCACGCTCTTCGACGTCGGCGGCGATCACGATCCCGCGGGACGATCCGGCCTCGCGCATCTGGTCGAGCACCTGTACGTCACGGCGAAAGCCGGCGACATCGCGGCCCGCACGGCGGATGCGTTCTTTCGTCGCTATCCGGCCGGCTGCAACGCTCAGACCGGTGATCGCTATACCGCTATCGCCTCGGTCGTCCCCGCGGGCGAACTCGATGCCGAGTTGCGCGAGGCGGCCGCGCGGATGGGCTCGTTGGAGATCACCGACGCCGACCTGGACCGCGAGCGTCCACGGCTCCTCGACGAGGTCGGCGCCATGTTTGAGCGCGTCCCAACGCTGGCCGCCATGAACAACGCCCGCGAGATCGTCCGGCCCACGCCGCGAGGAGGACGGCGCGGAGGCCTGCCGGCACACGTCGAGAGGCTAACCGCCGAGGACGTCCGCGAACACTGGAGGCGCTACTACAAGCCGCGTAACGCCATCCTCTGCCTGGCAGGCGCGGTCGACCCGGAGACCGCGCGACCTGCGATCGAACGGAGCTTCGGCGCGATCACCGCCGGCGAGGCACCACCGCCTCCCGGCGATCCGGTCCAGTCGCCGGAGGTCCGCGAGAAGGCCGTTGAGTCCATCACGCCCGCCCCCGTCGTGACCGAGGCCGCGGCCGCCCCGCAACCGAGGGACGCGTCCTATCCCGCGTACCTTGTGCTCGGCGTTCGATTGACGAAGGCCGGCATGGATCGATCCAGCGGAGCCCAGGTCTACATGCCCCTGCTCGACGATCCCGCCGTCCTCGCCGTCACGACGACCGCCAGGGCCGGCGAGTCGCCGGAAGAGGTCCGTCGACGGCTCGACGCCTGGCTCTCGCGGACCGTCGAGACCGAGCCGACGGCCGATGAGATCGCGGGAATCGCACCCTTCTTCGGTTTCTTCCTGGAGACGTCCGAACTCCCCGATCAGGCGCTCGGCGGCAACCTGTACGGGACGGCCTTCGCGATGGGGCGGCGCGAACAGCTCGGCGTCGATCCAGCTCGGATGAGGAAGGCCGTCGAGGCCGTGTCGGTCGACGACGTCCGCCGAGCGGCCGTTGCTATCTTCGGCCCACCTCGTCGCGGAGTCGCCCTCCTTAGTTCGAGAAAATGA
- a CDS encoding M14 family zinc carboxypeptidase, with product MGRIAACGERTQRQIPATIRDLIGFRSNAGLFLSLLVVLHLGMTPGAIGEEPSKAPTSALEFIDTSIENASPLWYEVDADGVVLVHLIYDHERASPNRAAGHIHFKIVAKPGATLTLEFKNLDNVWNGRPGSVANELKSAVVSPDGRTWKPVALSALPGDRVRLTVTMPGPELHVARCEPYRLSDLDKWLDSIRGNPLVAIETIGQTVEGRPLEILRVGKEDAPYRVFLRARAHPWEPGGNWVLQGLVDRLLKGDAEAQKYLSNYCVYALPMANKDGVARGRTRFNLLGKDLNRNWDQPADPILAPENHALESWLEASIKAGKRPHLALELHNDGRGLLHISRPPVPDLARHLDRMKTLEELLRKESWFTEGSTSPEFRNAGTLGDGWLQRFGVDALVHELSCNWIAGLNDYPTAANWKLYGEQLAKVFHDYFDAVKP from the coding sequence ATGGGTCGAATCGCGGCGTGTGGAGAACGAACCCAACGTCAGATACCGGCGACGATTCGCGACCTGATCGGCTTCCGATCCAACGCAGGGCTCTTCCTGTCCCTGCTGGTCGTGCTGCACCTGGGGATGACGCCCGGCGCGATCGGCGAGGAGCCGTCGAAGGCGCCGACCTCCGCCCTGGAGTTCATCGACACGAGCATCGAGAACGCGTCGCCGCTCTGGTACGAGGTCGACGCCGATGGCGTGGTCCTCGTCCATCTCATCTATGACCATGAGCGGGCGTCGCCGAACCGGGCGGCAGGTCACATCCACTTCAAGATCGTGGCGAAGCCGGGAGCCACGCTCACGCTCGAGTTCAAGAATCTGGACAACGTCTGGAACGGCCGGCCGGGCTCGGTCGCGAACGAGTTGAAGTCGGCCGTCGTCTCACCGGACGGTCGCACGTGGAAACCTGTTGCGCTCTCAGCCCTCCCCGGCGACCGCGTTCGGCTGACCGTGACGATGCCGGGGCCCGAGTTGCACGTGGCCCGCTGCGAGCCCTATCGGCTCTCCGACCTCGACAAATGGCTCGACTCGATCCGGGGAAACCCGCTGGTGGCGATTGAGACGATCGGCCAGACCGTCGAGGGCCGCCCGCTGGAGATCCTTCGCGTGGGCAAGGAAGACGCGCCGTATCGAGTCTTCCTCCGCGCGAGGGCCCATCCCTGGGAGCCGGGGGGCAACTGGGTCCTCCAGGGGCTCGTCGACCGGCTCCTGAAGGGGGACGCCGAGGCCCAGAAGTACCTGTCGAATTACTGCGTCTACGCCCTGCCGATGGCCAACAAGGACGGCGTCGCCCGGGGACGGACTCGGTTCAACCTGCTGGGGAAGGACCTCAACCGCAACTGGGACCAGCCAGCCGATCCAATCCTTGCGCCGGAGAACCATGCCCTGGAGTCGTGGCTTGAAGCCTCGATCAAGGCCGGGAAACGCCCACATCTGGCTCTCGAACTGCACAACGACGGCCGCGGCCTGCTCCACATCAGCCGGCCGCCCGTCCCGGACCTTGCCCGCCACCTCGACCGGATGAAGACCCTCGAGGAACTCCTGCGGAAGGAGAGTTGGTTCACCGAGGGGAGCACCAGCCCCGAGTTCCGCAACGCGGGGACGCTCGGCGACGGCTGGCTGCAACGGTTCGGGGTCGACGCCCTCGTCCACGAGTTGAGCTGCAACTGGATCGCCGGCCTCAACGACTACCCAACCGCCGCCAACTGGAAGCTCTACGGAGAGCAACTGGCCAAAGTCTTCCACGATTATTTCGACGCCGTGAAGCCGTAA
- a CDS encoding peptidylprolyl isomerase, producing the protein MKKQSRPRRPRTLGQVESLETRALLTIAATTPLPDVSATAGAAAATVDLTTHFDDSSGASNFALFNTSLGTIPVLLTPSTTPQTVANFESYVNKGAYANSIVHRSVPGFVWQAGGYQLSSTNSITTTATDSPVQNEFSASNVRGTIAMAKMGGDPNSATSQFFFNESDSNASNLDNQNGGFTVFGHVVGDSGLAVMDAVSNVPVPSSSTLSSPLDSAPLLNYTAGSTVQGSNLVLIKNVTMANEAFSAASDTPTVATASLDGNNLVVTPVSAGTAKITVVGYGSDGSTATESFVVNVAAVSQTTDVAATSTVADTSATTTSTTTSSSTTAATPTSDVTATARGMIPSSAIAGWWLKLQTQVTLTAASGPVSQKERVQLVLSPTSGVGEDVTIASTTANVRLKAAGKQTRVNLGARRLVKTVPAGTYQVLITVTDPDGAKSVINTGQTMEVQSIT; encoded by the coding sequence ATGAAGAAGCAGTCGCGACCCCGTCGCCCACGGACGTTGGGCCAGGTCGAGAGCCTGGAGACCCGAGCCCTGTTGACGATCGCGGCGACGACCCCGTTGCCGGACGTCAGTGCGACCGCCGGTGCGGCCGCGGCGACCGTCGACCTGACGACCCACTTCGACGACTCGTCGGGAGCCTCCAACTTCGCGCTCTTCAACACGTCGCTGGGGACGATCCCCGTCCTGCTGACGCCCTCGACGACGCCGCAGACCGTCGCGAACTTCGAGAGCTACGTCAACAAGGGGGCGTACGCCAACTCGATCGTCCACCGGTCGGTCCCCGGCTTCGTCTGGCAGGCGGGCGGGTATCAGCTCTCGTCGACCAACAGCATCACGACCACGGCGACGGATTCGCCCGTGCAGAACGAGTTCAGCGCGTCGAACGTGCGCGGGACGATCGCGATGGCCAAGATGGGGGGGGATCCCAACAGCGCAACCAGCCAGTTCTTCTTCAACGAGTCGGACTCGAACGCCTCGAACCTCGACAACCAGAACGGCGGCTTCACCGTGTTCGGGCACGTCGTCGGCGATTCGGGACTGGCGGTGATGGACGCGGTCTCGAACGTGCCGGTGCCGTCGAGCAGCACGCTCTCCTCGCCGCTCGACTCGGCCCCGTTGCTGAACTACACGGCCGGATCGACGGTCCAGGGGTCGAACCTGGTCCTCATCAAGAACGTGACGATGGCCAATGAGGCGTTTTCGGCCGCCAGCGATACGCCCACGGTGGCCACGGCGTCCCTCGACGGGAACAACCTGGTCGTGACGCCGGTCTCGGCCGGGACCGCGAAGATCACCGTCGTCGGTTATGGATCGGACGGTAGCACCGCGACCGAGTCGTTCGTCGTGAACGTCGCGGCCGTTTCGCAGACGACGGACGTCGCCGCGACCTCCACGGTCGCCGACACTTCGGCCACGACGACGTCGACCACCACCTCCTCCTCCACGACGGCCGCTACTCCCACATCCGACGTGACGGCGACGGCGCGGGGGATGATTCCCAGTTCGGCGATCGCCGGCTGGTGGCTGAAGCTGCAGACGCAGGTGACGCTCACCGCGGCCTCGGGGCCCGTCTCCCAGAAGGAACGGGTCCAGTTGGTCCTTTCGCCGACGTCGGGCGTGGGCGAGGACGTCACGATCGCCTCCACCACGGCGAACGTCCGGCTCAAGGCCGCCGGCAAGCAGACTCGCGTCAATCTCGGCGCGAGGCGATTGGTCAAGACGGTGCCGGCCGGTACCTATCAGGTTCTCATCACTGTGACCGACCCCGACGGCGCGAAGTCCGTCATCAATACAGGCCAGACGATGGAAGTCCAGTCGATCACCTGA
- a CDS encoding sugar phosphate isomerase/epimerase family protein: MSSRNLFDGAVSRRSFLGGAATAAALAALPKVSFGAPAVRPNSVFGGVRIGVNTYSYRGEITSAEDTLKALIVDGLSEVELKETPIQAYTGLSGVGLKWPKLTDSERETILAKCAALRKMYNDAGVNIHVHKIPFGTTDEAIDMNFEIAKALGAVGITLERNDAIAKKLAPFADKHKIYLGFHNHTENYPKLDDDAFLGLSPYVGLNVDIGHYFAGTKGKSPIPVLEKYHDRIVSLHLKDRTADQKNLPWGQGQTPIKEVLQLMKKEKWTFPADIELEYKVPAGSTAVAEVAKCVQYCKEALA; this comes from the coding sequence ATGTCCTCGCGAAACCTGTTTGACGGGGCGGTCAGCCGCCGTTCGTTCCTCGGCGGAGCCGCGACGGCCGCCGCGCTCGCCGCTCTACCGAAGGTCAGCTTCGGGGCTCCGGCGGTTCGGCCGAACTCGGTCTTCGGCGGCGTGCGGATCGGCGTGAACACGTACAGCTACCGAGGCGAGATCACCTCGGCCGAGGATACCCTCAAGGCCCTCATCGTCGACGGCCTCAGCGAGGTCGAATTGAAGGAGACCCCGATCCAGGCCTACACCGGGCTGTCGGGCGTCGGCCTCAAGTGGCCCAAGCTGACGGACTCCGAGCGCGAGACCATCCTCGCCAAGTGCGCCGCCCTGCGCAAGATGTACAACGACGCGGGCGTCAACATCCACGTCCACAAAATCCCGTTCGGGACGACGGACGAGGCGATCGACATGAACTTCGAGATCGCCAAGGCCCTGGGCGCGGTGGGAATCACGCTGGAGCGGAACGACGCGATCGCCAAGAAGCTCGCGCCGTTCGCCGACAAGCACAAGATCTATCTCGGCTTCCACAACCACACCGAGAACTACCCGAAGCTCGACGACGACGCGTTCCTCGGCCTCAGCCCCTACGTCGGGCTGAACGTGGACATCGGCCACTACTTCGCCGGGACCAAGGGGAAGTCGCCGATCCCCGTCCTGGAGAAGTATCACGACCGGATCGTCAGCCTGCACCTGAAGGACCGCACGGCGGACCAGAAGAACCTGCCGTGGGGCCAGGGCCAGACGCCGATCAAGGAAGTGCTCCAGCTCATGAAGAAGGAGAAGTGGACCTTCCCCGCCGACATCGAGCTGGAATACAAGGTCCCCGCCGGCTCGACGGCCGTGGCCGAAGTCGCCAAGTGCGTCCAGTACTGCAAAGAGGCCCTGGCCTGA